From Pseudomonas sp. stari2:
CGCTTGAGGTCTTCGTTGGCCAGGTCATAAACGATATGCGCCTGCCCCAGATCGCTGTAGGCCCGGGCCACGTCGGCGGCGAGGGTCAACTGTGCGGCCTGACGGTCGACTTCAGCAGCGCGGGCCTGACCCAGTGCAGCTTCCCAGGCGTCACGCTGACCGCCCCAAAGGTCGAAGTTGTAATTGAAGCCGGCGCTGATATTGCGCGTAGTGGCGTAGGCATCGCCCTGCCCTCGCGGGTCCTGATCCTTGGCCAGACGCGAACGGGTAATGCCGGCGCTGGCGTCAAGGGTCGGATAACGCTCGGCATCGGCGGCATAGGCGGCGGCGCTGGCCTGATGGGCGCGGGCGTCGGCGATCTGCATGTCCGGGCTGTCATGCAGGGCTTCGCGAATCAGACCGTCGAGCTGCGGATCGCCGAGACTCGTCCACCAGTCGCTCTTCGGCCACGCGGCCGGCGACAGTGTCACGCCATTGAGGGATTGGCCGACCTTGAGGTCTTTCGCATCAAGGTTTTTGCCATGGGTATCGAGGCCGCTGTAGTTGGCGCAACCGGCGAGGATCATCGCCGACAGCACCAGTGTCAGGCTGCTGCGCAAGGATTTACCGCTCATTGTGTTCACCTAACCGCTGGATGGTGATCGGGTCACCAGCCGCCAGCAAAATTTTCTTGAGGATGTATTCCAGGGTTTTCAACTCATCCGGAGTAATCGCGCCGGCCAGCTCATTCATGGCGTCGGCACCGATGTGCGGCAGACGATCGGCCAGCGCCTGACCTTGCCCGGTGAGCTTCAACTGCACCTGACGACGATCGCCTTCGCTGCGCTGGCGGATCAGGAAATCTTTCTGCTCCAGACGGTCGAGCATGCGGGTCATCGAACCGCTGTCCAGCGACAGGTGCCGACACAGCTCGGCCGGGGTGTCGACGCCGTACTGGGCCATGATGATCAACACCTTGAACTGCGCGGCAGTGATGCCGTGGGGTTCCATGTGGGTGTCGATGATCCTGTCCTTGAGCAAGGCTGCACGGCCGAGCAACAGGCCGAGGTGACAATGCTTGAATTCATCCGGGGTGAAATGCTTCATGTACGCACCTAATAACTGCCTAGGCAGTGAATGTATGTCGAGATGTTACTGCCTAGGCAGCGAATGTCAACGCAATAGTTAGGCTGCTTTGTAATTAGTTGCCCAGCGGACTGGTTTTTTCGGGCAGGATGTCCTCACAAGCAAATTCCTCGGGACATGCGCCAGCCCAAAACATGGCCACGGCACCGGGATCGGACGTGCTCGCATAGAAGTAAGACAGCGTGGGCGCCAGCGCGCGGCTGAACGTTTTGAGCAAAGAGGGCAAGTCAGCTTTCTAGGAATCGCCTGATGTCCATCGGCAGGCACCGCGCTTAAGTTACGGCGCTCTTTGGCCGACACGCAAAGCCCTCTTCATGAAGCATTTAAAACTTCAGAGCTTCCTGTTCCCCCTGGTCTCAACAATGATGCTGGCATGCGCCTCGCAAGCCATGGCCGGCAGCTGCACAGTCGTCGATTCGACCACCGAAACCCTTAACTTCGGCGCCAGCCTGGTCAACACCAGTCTGACGATTCCTGCTGACACGCCTAATGGAACGGTGGTCTATCAAGACACCCTGCAAGGGTCCGCCCACATCTGGGAGTGCGCGCAGGCATCGCAATATGGCGTACTGCTGGATTCCAGACTGGGCAACGTCTCCGGCAAAGTAACGACGTTCCCCTTAGGCAAATCCGGACTGTCGTACCGCATCTGGATAGGGGCATTGGATCGATACGAGTCGTCGTTGAGCACCATCAATGCGACCCCCGCTGGTGCGAATTATGGCTTCAACGCCGGCAGTATCCGCCTGGAGATCGTCAAGAGCGGCGAGCTGGCTTCGCAGGTCAAGGTCGATGCAGGCGCCCTGGGCGCCCTGCAAGACGATGATCTTGTCCTGATAAGATTCAATCTGAGCAACCCCATCGTACTGAATGCCGCCTCGTGCCAGACCCCGTCCGTACCGGTGGCCATGGGTGATGACTATCAACTCCATGAGTTTCGCGAGGCTGGCGCCACCCCTCGCAAGGTGCGGTTCAACATTGGCTTGAATCAGTGCCGGACCGGCATCAAGAAAGTCACTTACTCGCTCAAGGCCAACACCCCGGTCATCGACGCCACAAAAGGCATCATCACGCTCAACGACAGCTCCACCGCGAAAGGCATCGGTCTGCAGTTGCTCAATGATGCCGGGCAACCGATCGCACTGGACACGACTTACCCGTTCGATGCATTCACGGCCACTGGCACCGACTTCAAGATTCCCTTGTCGGCATCGTATTACCGTCTGACGACAGAGGAACTCAAGGCCGGCAGCGCCAACACCGAAGTCACCTTCATCGTGAACTACCTGTAACCAATATAAGGATCGTCTGATTTTCCCGGTATCCGACCGTCCCTACAGTGCCGGGATGAGATTAAAGAACTACCTCCATCAGATCAGCCCCGTCCTGTCCACGCCCCATGCCGCGCGCCGCCTGCTGCGCATTTTTGCCTTCGTACTGCTGGTGGGCATACTCGGCGGCGCATACAGCTTCCTGCTGTTTACCTTCAACAATGAAATCTCCCAGCGGCGCAGCTACATGAGCAGCGCCATCGCCGAGGCGCACACTTTTTTCACCACTCGCGAAGCACTGCTCAGAAGCCTGAGCCTGTCGGCGACGCGCAAAGTCGAAATAGAGGCTCCGGTCTCCGATGAAGAAATACGCCTGCTGCTGGGGCAAGCACCGGGCCCGCAATGGAGTATCTGGCTGACCCGGCGCATGCGCGATTACCTCACGGCCCGACAATTGAACCTGATCTACGTCAGCAGCGATTCCCGGGCCCAAGTGTTACGCCTGCACAATGCAACGCCGATGGTCGGTGATGTTTCTCAGGCCATGCTGGATCAACTGCAAGCCCTCAAATATCAAAACACCGGTGCCCTGCAAGAACTCTGGCTGACCCATGCCGTTGACGGGCATTCGCAGTTGTACATTTTCATTCGGCTGGACGAACGCGACATCGACTCCGGCTGGCTCGGCCTGGAAATGGACGACCGCGAAGTCTCCAGTGCCTTGAGTGACCACAGTGCAGGCGAGTTCACTATGTTCAATGCCCAGGGCATGCCACTCTTCAGCAATAGCCTGAAACCGCCGCCCGGACAGGATCTGCCGCTTCTGCGGCAGCAGGACTTTTTCGGTTTTGTCGGAAACGGCTGGTGGCCCGAGCAACTGGTGCTGCGCAAGCAACTGAAGTCATCGGACTGGCAGCTCACCTACTCCATCGATTTGCTGGCGGTGCTGTCGGCATTGTGGCCACAAATGCTGGGGGCGCTGCTGTTCTGCCTGCTGAGTAGCGGCCTGGTGTGCGGGTTGACCCGACGTCTGGAATACCGCTTCATCAACCCGGCGATTCATCGGATCCAGGCACTGGTGGAGAGCGAGTTGTTCAGTCGCGACGTGATCCAGACCGCCCCGGTGGCGCTCTGCGTACTGCGACGCACCGATGGCCAGGTGGTGCTGGAAAACACTCTCGCCCGCCAATGGCTGGGCGAGTGCCGCGCGCAACTGGGCGCCGGCTGGATCCGCGAGGCTTTCGATGCTACCGAGCCGCTCCTGACGGATGACTTCGAGACCACAGACGGCCGCCACCTTTACCTGAGTTGTGCGCCCACCCGCTACAAAGGCGAGGACGTGTTGCTGTGTGCGTTCAGCGACATCAGTGCGCGACGACAAATCGAAGCGGCACTGGAGCAAGCCCGCCAATCGGCAGACGCCGCCAATGAAGCCAAGACCTTGTTCCTAGCGACCATGAGCCACGAAATCCGCACACCGCTTTACGGCGTGCTCGGCACGCTGGAATTGCTTGCCCGAACGCAACTGGATAGCCGACAGAAAAGTTACCTGCAAGCCATCGAGGGCTCGTCCGCCACGCTGCTGCAACTGATCTGCGACGTGCTGGATGTGTCGAAGATCGAGGCCGGACAATTGGCCCTGGAGTTGAGCGAGTTCTGCCCCACGACACTGGCGCAAGAGGTCGTGCAAGGTTACGCGGCAGCGGCGCAGAGCAAAGGCTTGCAACTGTATGCCTGCCTCGACCCGCAACTGCCGGATTGTTTGAGGGGGGATGCCAGCCGCGTGCGCCAGATCCTCAACAATCTGCTGAACAACGCGGTCAAGTTCACCGACTCCGGCCGTGTGGTGCTAAGGGTCAAACTGCTTCGTCGCGAAGGCGAGCGCGTGTGCCTGCAATGGCAAGTCTCGGACACCGGAAAAGGCATCGCTCATGACGATCAGGCCTTCATTTTCGAACCGTTTTACCAGACCGAGGGCAACACCAACGTGGTGGCCGGCACCGGCCTGGGCCTGCCCATTTGCCAACGGTTGACGCACTTGATGAATGGCACCCTGCGCATGGTCAGCGAGCCTGGACTGGGCAGCAGTTTTTCCCTGAGCGTGCCGCTGGAGCAGCGACCCTGCAATGCACCACCTGCAGCCTTGCCGGCCTTGGCGCCGGATACCGTTTATGTGGTCTCGCCCATCCGCGAACTGGCCGATAGCATCAGCGGCTGGCTGCGCCGCTGGGGTGCCCGACCGCAGATCGGCGCACCTGACGCCCTGGAACCTGACACGACGGCTGTGTTGCTGGAACTCTATCCCACGCCCTGCGAACAACGTTCCAGACCGGCATGGCAAGGGCCGCGAGTACTGGCCAGCGGCGACGCTGCCCACGAGCCTCCGTTCAACGGTGATGGCTGGAAGGTCAACCTGAACGATCTGGCCGCGATCCAGCGCGCGGTTCGCCTGGCCCAGGGCGGCCCGGTTGCGCAGCGCACGGAACCACGCGAACCCTACGCTGTGCGGCCATTGCGCCTGCATATTCTGGTGGCAGAAGACAACGTCATCAACCAGCTGATCCTGCGCGATCAGCTAGAGGAACTGGGCTGCACAGTGACGTTATCCGGCGATGGCGAGGAAGCGTTGTCGCTCTGGCGCGAGCGCGCGTTCGACATCGTTCTGACCGACGTCAACATGCCCCGACTCAATGGCTACGAGCTGGCCAAGACCCTGCGACGTCAGGACTGCACCCTCCCGATCATCGGCGCCACCGCCAACGCAATGCGTGGTGAAGACGCCCTGTGCCTGGCCGCCGGCATGAATCACTGCCTGGTCAAACCATTTACGCTACGAGCCTTGTTCACTGTCCTGGCTCCCTACGCACGAGTTGCTCATGAAGCCCTGTAGCATTTTGATTGTCGAAGACCACCCCTTCCAGCACTTGTACCTGCAGAATCTGTTCAACGAACTGGGCGAGTTCGATGTCGTGTGCGCCAGGGACGGCGAAGCCGCGCTGGCCTGCCTGAAAAAACGCGACTTCGACCTGGTACTCACCGACCTGCTGATGCCAGGTATGGACGGCGTGCAGTTCATTCAGGGACTCGCTGCACAACGTTCGCGTCCCGCGCTGGCCATCATGAGTGCGGCC
This genomic window contains:
- a CDS encoding MarR family transcriptional regulator — encoded protein: MKHFTPDEFKHCHLGLLLGRAALLKDRIIDTHMEPHGITAAQFKVLIIMAQYGVDTPAELCRHLSLDSGSMTRMLDRLEQKDFLIRQRSEGDRRQVQLKLTGQGQALADRLPHIGADAMNELAGAITPDELKTLEYILKKILLAAGDPITIQRLGEHNER
- a CDS encoding fimbrial protein, which encodes MMLACASQAMAGSCTVVDSTTETLNFGASLVNTSLTIPADTPNGTVVYQDTLQGSAHIWECAQASQYGVLLDSRLGNVSGKVTTFPLGKSGLSYRIWIGALDRYESSLSTINATPAGANYGFNAGSIRLEIVKSGELASQVKVDAGALGALQDDDLVLIRFNLSNPIVLNAASCQTPSVPVAMGDDYQLHEFREAGATPRKVRFNIGLNQCRTGIKKVTYSLKANTPVIDATKGIITLNDSSTAKGIGLQLLNDAGQPIALDTTYPFDAFTATGTDFKIPLSASYYRLTTEELKAGSANTEVTFIVNYL
- a CDS encoding ATP-binding protein, translating into MRLKNYLHQISPVLSTPHAARRLLRIFAFVLLVGILGGAYSFLLFTFNNEISQRRSYMSSAIAEAHTFFTTREALLRSLSLSATRKVEIEAPVSDEEIRLLLGQAPGPQWSIWLTRRMRDYLTARQLNLIYVSSDSRAQVLRLHNATPMVGDVSQAMLDQLQALKYQNTGALQELWLTHAVDGHSQLYIFIRLDERDIDSGWLGLEMDDREVSSALSDHSAGEFTMFNAQGMPLFSNSLKPPPGQDLPLLRQQDFFGFVGNGWWPEQLVLRKQLKSSDWQLTYSIDLLAVLSALWPQMLGALLFCLLSSGLVCGLTRRLEYRFINPAIHRIQALVESELFSRDVIQTAPVALCVLRRTDGQVVLENTLARQWLGECRAQLGAGWIREAFDATEPLLTDDFETTDGRHLYLSCAPTRYKGEDVLLCAFSDISARRQIEAALEQARQSADAANEAKTLFLATMSHEIRTPLYGVLGTLELLARTQLDSRQKSYLQAIEGSSATLLQLICDVLDVSKIEAGQLALELSEFCPTTLAQEVVQGYAAAAQSKGLQLYACLDPQLPDCLRGDASRVRQILNNLLNNAVKFTDSGRVVLRVKLLRREGERVCLQWQVSDTGKGIAHDDQAFIFEPFYQTEGNTNVVAGTGLGLPICQRLTHLMNGTLRMVSEPGLGSSFSLSVPLEQRPCNAPPAALPALAPDTVYVVSPIRELADSISGWLRRWGARPQIGAPDALEPDTTAVLLELYPTPCEQRSRPAWQGPRVLASGDAAHEPPFNGDGWKVNLNDLAAIQRAVRLAQGGPVAQRTEPREPYAVRPLRLHILVAEDNVINQLILRDQLEELGCTVTLSGDGEEALSLWRERAFDIVLTDVNMPRLNGYELAKTLRRQDCTLPIIGATANAMRGEDALCLAAGMNHCLVKPFTLRALFTVLAPYARVAHEAL